The bacterium (Candidatus Blackallbacteria) CG13_big_fil_rev_8_21_14_2_50_49_14 genome has a segment encoding these proteins:
- a CDS encoding esterase, giving the protein MIQKVGSVQPVMASPPSILINPLLKILWQFKSMRVKKLSLKNKELNRIAPSRYLRGRIERRHIRSWYLNNSRDLDIYLPPAYDREPGKRFPVLYMHDGNNLFFPELAFGGMPWQVDKMLNRLISHRLVEDLIVVGVHNTPGRDNEYTWTRMQTRWGSEGGNGERYAHFLVNEAKPLVDHHYRTLSGPEETGVMGSSLGGLISFYLGLYFPHVFRKIGMVSPSFWWGHRQALRDAAQIQRGLKLWLDMGTREGGSRIAVARNYNIQNTRLMKRILESRGYREGEDLAYLEDRGGKHNEWFWGQRLHLPLIYFYGSRKSLIMTA; this is encoded by the coding sequence ATGATTCAGAAGGTCGGGTCTGTGCAGCCTGTGATGGCATCGCCTCCGTCGATTTTGATAAACCCACTGTTGAAAATTTTATGGCAGTTTAAATCGATGCGCGTAAAAAAGCTCAGTTTAAAAAACAAGGAATTGAATCGCATTGCCCCGTCTCGTTATCTGCGAGGAAGGATTGAAAGACGGCATATCCGATCCTGGTATCTGAATAATAGCCGTGATTTGGATATATACTTACCACCCGCCTACGATCGGGAACCGGGAAAAAGATTTCCTGTTTTGTATATGCATGACGGTAACAATTTGTTTTTTCCTGAACTGGCCTTTGGGGGCATGCCCTGGCAGGTGGATAAAATGCTCAATCGCCTCATCAGCCACCGTTTGGTTGAAGATTTAATTGTCGTGGGAGTTCACAATACCCCAGGGCGGGACAACGAGTATACCTGGACACGCATGCAAACGCGCTGGGGATCAGAAGGCGGAAATGGAGAGCGTTATGCCCATTTTCTTGTCAATGAAGCCAAACCCCTGGTGGATCACCACTACCGAACGCTCTCCGGCCCAGAAGAAACAGGCGTGATGGGCTCTTCACTGGGAGGCCTGATTTCATTCTATCTTGGGCTTTACTTTCCCCATGTCTTTCGCAAAATTGGCATGGTTTCTCCTTCATTCTGGTGGGGGCACCGCCAGGCCCTGCGCGATGCCGCTCAGATTCAGCGAGGCTTAAAACTCTGGTTGGACATGGGGACACGTGAAGGGGGCTCCCGAATTGCTGTCGCCCGAAATTACAATATTCAGAATACGCGCTTGATGAAACGAATCCTTGAAAGCAGAGGTTACCGGGAAGGTGAAGATCTTGCCTATCTCGAAGACCGAGGCGGAAAGCACAATGAGTGGTTTTGGGGACAACGTCTGCATTTGCCCTTGATCTATTTTTATGGCTCACGCAAAAGTTTGATCATGACAGCCTAG
- a CDS encoding phosphoesterase — MSRYVLYHANCPDGFGAAWAAWKKFSETAIYIPMRHGATLPEIPSGSEVYILDFSFDRETLLELSQRSKLKVLDHHKTALAELKDLDFAEFDMHRSGAVMTWQYFFPEEPIPELLKYIQDQDLWTWSLPDAHEITTALSIYPMEFEVWNSLEVDTLREEGKITLRYKHQLIENLGQRVDWFEILGHEVPGVNTPLFASELGNNLCLRFPEAPFAMSFSDQKGLRKFSLRSIGEFDVSAICREFGGGGHRNASGFALPLEQLNTHIKRIEKETKS; from the coding sequence ATGTCGCGTTATGTTCTTTACCATGCCAATTGCCCTGACGGTTTCGGAGCCGCATGGGCAGCCTGGAAAAAATTTTCAGAGACGGCTATTTATATCCCCATGCGCCATGGTGCAACACTTCCAGAAATACCTTCGGGCTCAGAAGTCTATATTCTGGATTTCTCCTTTGATCGTGAAACATTGCTAGAATTATCCCAACGCTCTAAATTAAAGGTTCTTGATCATCACAAAACTGCACTGGCAGAATTAAAAGATCTGGATTTTGCTGAATTCGATATGCATCGTTCTGGTGCAGTGATGACCTGGCAATATTTTTTTCCTGAGGAACCCATTCCTGAACTCCTCAAGTATATTCAAGATCAGGATTTGTGGACCTGGTCGCTTCCAGATGCCCATGAAATTACCACAGCCTTGAGTATCTATCCAATGGAGTTCGAAGTCTGGAACAGCTTGGAAGTAGACACCTTACGCGAAGAAGGTAAAATTACCCTGCGCTATAAGCACCAATTGATTGAAAATCTGGGGCAAAGAGTCGATTGGTTTGAAATTTTAGGCCATGAGGTTCCCGGTGTCAATACGCCACTCTTTGCTTCTGAATTGGGCAACAACTTGTGTTTGCGTTTTCCAGAAGCCCCTTTTGCCATGTCTTTTTCAGATCAAAAGGGATTGCGAAAATTCAGTCTGCGTTCCATTGGCGAATTTGATGTCAGCGCCATCTGCCGTGAATTTGGCGGAGGAGGACATCGGAATGCTTCAGGCTTTGCCTTGCCCCTTGAACAATTGAATACCCATATCAAGCGAATTGAAAAAGAAACCAAGTCATGA
- a CDS encoding glutamate synthase large subunit yields MRHYDAFGYPRSEKSACGVGFIASRRGEFSHQIIEETLYALSCVEHRGACAADQKTGDGAGIMTDIPFELLGYERGTVAVASLFVTQAPEPQRKLLAIFEDTFGFWDMPIISYREVPIHLDVLGEQARASLPKLLQAIIQRPIHANNDTAFNHMLYRALRKTFTRQRRLFPEPAFFVASLSVNTIVYKALTRSEYLGRFYLDLQNPAYKSRFGIFHRRFSTNTVTSWDKAQPFRLLGHNGEINTIQGNRSWAYSREKTLGLPRNELLTHEGISDSGSLNEIVEALMYRSSLPFVEDAVALIIPPSDLNNSFYKFWSRGMEPWDGPAMVTFSDGEVVGARLDRNGFRPCRWVQTENKFYLASETGIFNLTDAQIQARGALKAGRGVQIDLASGTIDFTDPSEAQRNAGVHFDAHLTPLPYLSSSQIEAPPQEISALFHYTREALDKILKPMVETGSEPIGSMGETARLAILSDQVRSFFDFFYQNFAQVTNPPLDYLREKLVTNLSVYLGIRPNIISQKELIPPPEGLELKSPLLSLGQISYLKALDSEKTSLRHACFQMTFQRVHGPVAFNHQLETIAKQVVDAVRSGISLIILSDRQADWENLPIPVLLVLRRVIIALDKAGLRLRASLIIESGQIYETHHIACTIGFGAAAICPWLSLEMARSGALESKDLLPEQREKNLLKAYESGLLKVMSKMGISVVQSYQSAKLFSIIGLDRELSHLYFRGVPSLAGGLDLEGIAKLLLQQSELSKSAYEAGQPLHNYLYREHNKHQKGEKHAMTAYRSRQIHQALQAETDESTQVFWSNYLESLESESPYHLRHLLNFKHSPTQLAWEDAQALSEILKTFGSGAMSFGAISAESQRDIFLAMREIGGRSNSGEGGENPFYETEGISASIKQVASGRFGVSARYLIGADEFQIKVAQGAKPGEGGQLMATKVDAAIAKARHSLTQVDLISPPPLHDIYSIEDLKELIYELKQLKPGVKISVKLVAGANIGTIAVGVAKAGADIIHISGLDGGTGAASLSSMKHAGLPFEFGLVEVHKALIDNQLRDQIILRIDGGLQTGKDIVLAAILGAQEFDFGKLLLIAEGCVMARVCEKNTCPTGIATHDPKFKSKYKGNVKSIVKLLKLLAQDTKSELAKLGLKNLSAAIGRTDLLEINPNYVQWVNQLQLDLSFLLSPPYLYSENSEAHSENQIANPLNLKLLYDGMPALETAQARQLSYPINNRDRAILATLSGELARREHLNHLAQITNQVPPFPATDKKLEFTFTGSAGQGFGAFLTQGIEVCLYGEANDSVAKSMSGGKIVIKPTPLTRLNPQEDVIIGNGALYGATGGILFVRGRAGDRFAVRNSGAISVVEGTGFHACEYMTQGSVIILGPVGPNTGSGMTGGKIYLLDGQTEMINSEYIGSRKMLPEEFVELESVLTDYFKATNSPTAEFLLKDWQNQKNRFQLFLPIKQL; encoded by the coding sequence ATGCGACACTATGATGCTTTTGGCTACCCACGTTCCGAAAAAAGCGCCTGTGGGGTAGGTTTCATCGCCAGCAGAAGGGGAGAGTTTTCACATCAGATCATTGAAGAAACCCTCTATGCTTTGTCCTGTGTAGAGCATCGCGGAGCCTGTGCTGCAGACCAAAAAACAGGCGATGGCGCAGGCATCATGACAGATATTCCCTTTGAGCTCTTGGGGTATGAAAGAGGCACCGTTGCAGTGGCCTCCCTGTTCGTCACGCAAGCACCTGAACCTCAACGCAAATTACTGGCTATTTTTGAGGATACCTTTGGCTTTTGGGACATGCCCATCATCAGCTACAGAGAGGTTCCGATACATTTGGATGTCTTGGGAGAACAGGCCAGAGCCTCTTTGCCAAAACTCCTTCAGGCCATTATTCAACGCCCGATTCATGCCAACAATGATACAGCTTTTAATCATATGCTCTACCGTGCCTTGCGCAAAACCTTTACGCGTCAACGCAGACTGTTTCCAGAACCTGCGTTCTTTGTGGCCTCTCTTTCTGTGAATACGATCGTCTACAAAGCGCTGACCCGTTCTGAATATTTGGGAAGATTTTATCTTGATTTACAAAATCCAGCTTATAAAAGCCGCTTTGGTATTTTTCACAGGCGGTTCAGTACCAATACGGTCACCTCCTGGGATAAGGCACAGCCCTTTCGGCTTTTGGGGCACAATGGCGAAATCAACACAATCCAAGGCAACCGTTCGTGGGCATATTCCCGCGAAAAAACCTTGGGACTTCCCCGCAATGAATTGCTCACCCATGAAGGAATCAGCGATTCAGGCAGTTTAAATGAAATCGTCGAAGCCTTGATGTATCGCAGCAGCCTGCCCTTTGTTGAAGATGCTGTCGCCCTGATCATTCCTCCCTCTGATTTAAACAATTCATTTTATAAGTTTTGGAGTCGGGGCATGGAGCCTTGGGACGGCCCTGCGATGGTGACTTTTTCGGATGGAGAGGTTGTGGGCGCACGTCTGGATCGCAATGGTTTCAGGCCCTGTCGTTGGGTTCAAACAGAAAATAAGTTTTACCTGGCTTCCGAAACTGGCATCTTTAATTTGACCGATGCTCAAATTCAAGCCCGTGGAGCTTTAAAAGCGGGTCGCGGAGTACAAATTGATCTTGCCAGCGGCACAATTGATTTTACAGATCCAAGCGAAGCGCAAAGAAATGCGGGCGTTCATTTTGACGCACATCTCACACCTCTGCCCTATCTTTCGTCTTCTCAAATTGAAGCCCCCCCCCAGGAGATATCTGCCCTGTTTCACTATACCCGTGAAGCTTTGGATAAAATTCTAAAACCCATGGTAGAAACGGGCAGTGAACCCATTGGTTCGATGGGAGAAACAGCGCGACTGGCTATTTTATCGGATCAAGTCAGATCATTTTTTGATTTCTTCTATCAGAATTTCGCCCAGGTCACCAATCCGCCGCTCGATTATCTCAGAGAGAAATTGGTCACCAACCTCTCTGTATACTTGGGCATTCGTCCCAATATTATTTCTCAAAAAGAACTGATTCCTCCTCCTGAAGGCTTGGAGTTAAAAAGTCCCTTGCTCAGCCTGGGTCAAATTAGCTATTTGAAAGCGTTGGATTCAGAAAAGACTTCACTGCGGCATGCCTGCTTTCAAATGACATTCCAGCGTGTTCACGGCCCCGTTGCCTTTAACCACCAACTTGAAACCATTGCCAAGCAAGTGGTTGATGCTGTGCGTTCGGGGATTTCCTTGATTATTCTTTCAGACCGTCAGGCGGATTGGGAAAATCTTCCCATCCCTGTTTTGCTGGTTCTGCGCAGAGTGATCATCGCCCTGGACAAGGCGGGTCTCAGATTGAGAGCCTCTTTGATTATTGAATCTGGTCAAATCTATGAAACCCACCATATTGCCTGTACGATCGGATTTGGCGCTGCCGCCATATGCCCCTGGCTCAGCCTAGAAATGGCGCGTTCTGGAGCCTTGGAGAGCAAAGATCTGCTGCCTGAACAAAGAGAAAAGAACTTGCTCAAAGCCTATGAAAGCGGCCTGCTCAAGGTGATGTCAAAAATGGGTATTTCTGTTGTACAAAGCTATCAGAGTGCCAAATTGTTCTCCATCATCGGTCTGGATCGAGAACTGAGCCATCTGTATTTCCGGGGCGTGCCCTCTCTCGCAGGCGGGCTGGATTTAGAGGGCATTGCCAAACTGCTGCTTCAGCAGAGCGAACTTTCCAAATCAGCCTATGAGGCAGGCCAACCCCTGCATAATTATCTCTATCGAGAACACAACAAACACCAAAAAGGTGAAAAACACGCCATGACGGCCTACCGTTCCCGTCAAATTCACCAGGCTCTTCAAGCCGAGACAGATGAATCCACCCAGGTATTTTGGAGCAACTATTTAGAGAGCTTGGAAAGCGAAAGTCCTTACCATTTGCGCCATCTCTTAAACTTCAAACACTCCCCAACACAACTCGCTTGGGAAGATGCACAAGCGCTTTCAGAAATACTCAAAACCTTTGGTTCAGGGGCCATGTCTTTTGGTGCCATCAGTGCAGAATCACAAAGAGATATTTTTCTTGCCATGCGTGAAATTGGGGGCCGCAGCAACAGTGGAGAAGGGGGAGAAAACCCATTTTATGAAACAGAAGGAATCAGCGCAAGTATCAAACAGGTGGCTTCAGGGCGCTTCGGAGTCAGCGCGCGCTATCTGATTGGAGCAGATGAATTTCAAATCAAGGTTGCTCAAGGCGCAAAACCAGGAGAAGGGGGGCAACTGATGGCGACCAAAGTAGATGCCGCCATCGCCAAAGCCAGGCATTCACTGACCCAGGTCGATCTGATTTCCCCTCCCCCCTTGCATGATATTTACAGCATTGAAGATTTAAAAGAACTGATTTATGAACTCAAGCAATTGAAACCCGGCGTCAAAATAAGTGTCAAACTTGTAGCGGGAGCCAATATTGGTACGATTGCAGTAGGCGTTGCCAAAGCAGGAGCCGATATCATCCATATTTCAGGTTTAGATGGCGGAACCGGTGCCGCTTCGCTCAGTTCAATGAAGCATGCCGGCCTGCCCTTTGAATTTGGACTGGTGGAAGTGCACAAGGCCTTAATCGATAACCAACTCAGAGATCAGATCATCTTGCGGATTGATGGAGGTTTGCAAACAGGCAAAGATATAGTCTTAGCGGCTATCTTAGGTGCTCAAGAATTTGATTTTGGTAAATTATTGTTGATCGCCGAAGGCTGTGTGATGGCAAGAGTTTGTGAAAAGAATACCTGTCCAACAGGAATCGCCACCCATGATCCAAAATTTAAATCGAAATACAAAGGAAATGTGAAAAGCATCGTCAAGCTGCTGAAACTTCTGGCGCAGGACACGAAATCTGAACTTGCAAAGCTTGGTTTGAAAAATTTGAGCGCAGCAATCGGTCGGACTGATCTGCTGGAAATTAATCCAAACTATGTACAATGGGTCAATCAGCTTCAACTGGATTTAAGCTTTTTACTTTCCCCTCCTTATCTCTACAGTGAAAATAGCGAAGCTCATTCAGAAAATCAAATTGCAAACCCGCTCAATTTGAAACTGCTATATGATGGCATGCCAGCCTTGGAAACAGCTCAAGCACGTCAGTTGAGTTATCCTATCAATAACCGGGATCGCGCAATTCTCGCCACACTCTCAGGTGAGCTTGCACGCCGAGAACATCTCAACCACCTTGCCCAAATTACAAATCAAGTGCCTCCCTTTCCTGCGACGGATAAAAAACTTGAATTTACGTTTACTGGCAGTGCCGGACAAGGGTTTGGCGCATTTTTAACCCAGGGAATTGAAGTTTGCCTCTACGGTGAGGCCAATGATTCAGTGGCAAAATCAATGTCGGGAGGAAAAATTGTAATCAAACCTACCCCTTTGACCCGATTAAACCCGCAAGAAGACGTCATCATTGGCAATGGTGCTCTCTATGGTGCCACGGGTGGAATCCTTTTTGTCAGAGGGAGAGCCGGAGATCGATTTGCAGTCAGAAACAGTGGTGCCATCAGTGTCGTTGAGGGAACAGGTTTTCATGCCTGTGAATACATGACCCAAGGGTCTGTGATTATTTTGGGCCCCGTAGGCCCCAATACAGGCAGTGGCATGACAGGGGGAAAGATTTATCTCCTGGATGGGCAAACAGAAATGATCAATTCAGAGTATATCGGTTCGAGAAAAATGCTCCCTGAAGAGTTTGTTGAATTAGAATCTGTTCTAACTGATTATTTTAAAGCAACAAACAGCCCCACAGCTGAATTTTTACTCAAAGATTGGCAAAACCAAAAGAACAGGTTTCAACTTTTTCTTCCAATTAAACAGCTTTAA
- a CDS encoding fumarylacetoacetase has product MKLLSFQVKKSLPRAGLLTRHGVVDLAAASQQFLTQALPDQVLQVLRQDPGLVQTQHLADWIESQDSFLALALENVSLCPPVLFPGAMLDFYTFEQHVATCRAKRGLEVVPEWYQYPVYYNGNPRALVGHGVDVFFPKAETKRDYELELAIIIGKEGRDIPRESAHEYIAGYTILNDWSARAIQAEVMKVGLGPAKGKDFASSLGPWLVTPDEIGDPRDLTMVARVNGEEWSRGNSGSSYYRFEEMIAFASEGVTLYPGDLLGSGTVGTGCGLELGKFLQPGDWVELEIEKIGTLANRVF; this is encoded by the coding sequence ATGAAACTTCTCAGTTTTCAGGTTAAAAAATCCTTGCCTCGCGCGGGTCTTTTAACCCGCCATGGGGTTGTAGATCTTGCTGCCGCTTCTCAGCAATTCTTGACTCAAGCTTTGCCCGATCAGGTTTTACAGGTTTTGCGTCAAGATCCTGGGCTGGTTCAGACCCAGCACTTGGCAGATTGGATAGAAAGCCAGGATTCTTTTTTAGCGCTTGCACTTGAAAATGTTTCACTTTGTCCGCCCGTACTGTTTCCGGGGGCGATGTTGGATTTCTATACTTTTGAACAGCATGTGGCAACCTGCCGTGCAAAACGAGGTCTAGAGGTTGTGCCTGAATGGTATCAGTATCCTGTCTATTATAATGGCAATCCCCGTGCACTTGTGGGCCATGGGGTGGATGTCTTTTTCCCGAAGGCCGAAACAAAACGCGATTATGAGTTGGAATTGGCGATCATCATCGGCAAAGAAGGCAGGGATATCCCACGGGAATCTGCGCATGAATATATTGCAGGCTATACCATTCTGAATGACTGGAGTGCGCGCGCCATTCAGGCCGAAGTCATGAAAGTGGGTTTGGGACCAGCAAAGGGGAAAGATTTTGCCAGCAGCTTGGGGCCCTGGTTGGTAACACCTGATGAAATCGGAGACCCCCGTGATTTAACCATGGTGGCAAGGGTGAATGGTGAAGAATGGTCTCGCGGAAATTCAGGCAGTTCCTATTATCGCTTTGAAGAGATGATCGCCTTCGCCTCGGAAGGGGTTACGCTTTATCCGGGTGACCTGCTCGGTTCGGGTACGGTGGGTACTGGCTGTGGATTGGAATTGGGCAAGTTTCTCCAGCCCGGTGATTGGGTTGAGCTGGAGATTGAAAAGATTGGAACCCTTGCAAATCGGGTGTTTTAA
- the hutU gene encoding urocanate hydratase: MTVSNELTLSGLEALLEGQAPVALRAPHGTHLNCKGWIQEAALRMLLNNLDSEVAEHPESLVVYGGSGKAARNWEALRQIVKTLLTLENDETLLVQSGKPVGVFKSHPDAPRVLIANSNLVPHWATWEKFRELEALGLMMYGQMTAGSWIYIGTQGILQGTYETFRAVAEKHFKGSLEGRLCVTAGLGGMGGAQPLAIKMNGGVALCVEVDRSRIERRIETRYLDQWYEDVNTAIDHALEAKRNGWARSIGLVGNAAEVLPELVNQGIVPDIVTDQTSAHDPLNGYVPAEYSLSDAEHLRKADPDRYIQLSLHSMVRHVEAMVTLQSRGSVVFDYGNNIRQQAFNRGFERAFAFPGFVPAYIRQLFCDGKGPFRWAALSGKAEDIYRIDQLILDEFSDDPGLMNWIQMAQEQVAFQGLPARICWLGYGERARLGRRINDLVASGEVSAPIVIGRDHLDCGSVASPNRETESMLDGSDAVSDWVFLNAMINAVGGASWVSIHHGGGVGIGYSQHAGMVIVADGSKEADVRLERVLTSDPGMGIIRHVDAGYEEACDAAHRHGVRIPMWEK; this comes from the coding sequence ATGACTGTTTCGAATGAACTGACCCTGAGTGGACTTGAAGCTTTATTGGAAGGGCAGGCTCCTGTTGCCCTTCGGGCTCCCCATGGTACCCATCTGAATTGTAAAGGTTGGATTCAGGAAGCCGCCCTGCGCATGCTTTTAAACAATTTGGATTCTGAAGTAGCTGAACACCCAGAAAGTTTAGTTGTTTACGGCGGAAGCGGAAAAGCAGCCCGAAATTGGGAGGCTTTGCGGCAAATTGTTAAAACCCTGCTGACACTTGAAAATGATGAAACCCTCCTGGTTCAATCCGGTAAACCTGTCGGGGTATTTAAATCGCATCCTGATGCGCCGCGCGTTTTAATCGCCAACTCCAATCTGGTGCCCCATTGGGCAACCTGGGAAAAATTTCGTGAATTGGAAGCCCTGGGTCTGATGATGTATGGTCAGATGACGGCGGGAAGCTGGATCTATATCGGTACCCAAGGCATTTTGCAAGGAACCTATGAAACATTTCGAGCTGTTGCTGAAAAACATTTCAAAGGCAGCCTGGAAGGGCGTTTGTGTGTTACAGCAGGTCTGGGAGGCATGGGGGGCGCGCAGCCACTCGCGATTAAAATGAATGGGGGCGTTGCGCTCTGCGTTGAAGTAGATCGCTCGCGGATTGAACGACGGATTGAAACCCGCTATTTGGATCAATGGTATGAAGATGTCAATACCGCCATTGACCATGCCTTAGAAGCCAAGCGCAATGGTTGGGCCCGTTCGATTGGACTGGTTGGCAATGCGGCAGAGGTTTTACCAGAATTGGTGAATCAGGGCATTGTACCGGATATCGTTACCGATCAAACCAGTGCCCATGATCCTCTCAATGGCTATGTGCCTGCTGAATACAGTCTCAGTGATGCAGAACATTTACGCAAAGCAGATCCTGACCGTTATATTCAACTCTCTCTGCATTCGATGGTCCGGCATGTTGAGGCCATGGTGACCCTTCAGAGCAGAGGCTCTGTGGTCTTTGATTATGGCAATAATATTCGCCAACAGGCCTTTAACAGGGGCTTCGAGCGGGCTTTTGCTTTTCCAGGCTTTGTACCGGCCTATATTCGCCAGCTTTTTTGTGATGGCAAAGGGCCTTTTCGCTGGGCTGCCCTGTCTGGGAAAGCTGAAGATATTTACCGCATTGACCAGTTAATTCTTGACGAGTTCAGTGATGATCCTGGCTTAATGAACTGGATCCAAATGGCACAGGAGCAGGTGGCTTTTCAGGGCCTGCCTGCTCGCATCTGTTGGTTGGGTTACGGAGAAAGGGCCCGTTTGGGGCGACGTATCAATGATTTGGTGGCCAGTGGAGAAGTGTCTGCGCCGATCGTGATTGGCCGTGACCATTTGGACTGCGGCTCTGTCGCTTCGCCCAACCGAGAAACCGAATCCATGTTGGATGGCAGTGATGCTGTCTCAGATTGGGTGTTTTTGAATGCCATGATCAATGCTGTGGGCGGCGCTTCTTGGGTTTCAATCCACCATGGAGGAGGCGTTGGCATTGGCTATTCTCAACATGCTGGCATGGTGATCGTAGCCGATGGCAGCAAAGAAGCCGATGTGCGTTTGGAACGTGTTTTGACCTCTGATCCAGGCATGGGCATTATTCGCCATGTGGATGCAGGCTATGAAGAAGCCTGTGACGCTGCCCACCGTCACGGGGTGCGTATCCCCATGTGGGAAAAATGA
- a CDS encoding aldo/keto reductase, with product MIKRAFGNSGLQVSALGFGAGHIGGNELSDREAEALLNHVLDSGINLIDTARGYGASETRIGKFLQHKRSDLILSTKIGYGIEGIPDWTAACIEAGIDEALKNLKTDWLDIVHLHSCPIGTLEYGEVIAALAKAKQAGKVRLMAYSGENQALEWAIHAGVFDSIQCSVNICDRYSLQHLLPIAKAKGLGVIAKRPLANAFWRFQTRPYGDYCENYWLRWQAMGMKPEQITTDQALRFTAFADGVDTCIAGTRQIKNLSELSQALEKGPLPADLLSGWAQSYKAHGNHWVGEV from the coding sequence ATGATCAAACGTGCCTTTGGAAACTCAGGTCTGCAGGTTTCTGCGCTTGGATTTGGCGCAGGCCATATTGGGGGCAATGAACTCAGTGATCGTGAAGCTGAAGCCTTATTGAACCATGTGCTGGATTCTGGTATTAACCTGATCGACACAGCACGGGGATATGGAGCCTCTGAAACACGGATTGGCAAATTCCTTCAACACAAACGCTCTGACCTGATTCTATCGACAAAAATTGGCTATGGCATTGAAGGCATTCCAGACTGGACAGCCGCCTGTATTGAAGCTGGCATTGATGAGGCGCTCAAAAACCTAAAGACCGATTGGCTGGATATCGTTCACCTGCATTCTTGTCCTATCGGAACCTTAGAATACGGAGAAGTGATCGCCGCGCTTGCAAAGGCCAAACAGGCTGGAAAAGTACGGCTCATGGCTTATTCCGGTGAAAACCAAGCCTTGGAGTGGGCGATACACGCTGGCGTCTTTGACAGTATTCAATGCTCCGTCAATATCTGCGACCGCTACAGTCTTCAGCATCTGTTACCCATTGCAAAAGCCAAAGGCCTGGGCGTGATTGCCAAGCGTCCTTTGGCCAACGCCTTCTGGCGATTTCAAACACGCCCATACGGGGACTATTGCGAAAATTATTGGCTACGCTGGCAAGCCATGGGCATGAAACCTGAGCAAATCACGACTGATCAGGCCTTGCGTTTTACGGCTTTTGCAGACGGTGTGGACACGTGTATCGCTGGCACCCGCCAGATCAAAAATTTAAGCGAACTCAGCCAAGCGCTTGAAAAAGGCCCCTTGCCCGCTGATCTTCTGTCTGGGTGGGCTCAAAGCTATAAGGCGCACGGAAATCATTGGGTTGGAGAAGTTTGA
- a CDS encoding tRNA-specific adenosine deaminase, producing the protein MSLQDWMQLALTEAESASSQGHVPVGAVLVFQEKCLFKGHNLSGHSDFPLKHAEMKVLEMAMGHLSQEEWRMATLYVTLEPCPMCMGAILHTHLGRLVFGAANLKWGACGSVADLSHLYPSQNLEIIGGVLESQSQSLLSSFFKACR; encoded by the coding sequence GTGTCTTTACAGGATTGGATGCAATTGGCTTTGACCGAAGCTGAGAGCGCTTCTTCACAGGGCCATGTCCCTGTGGGGGCTGTTTTGGTTTTTCAGGAAAAATGTCTCTTCAAAGGCCATAATCTATCTGGCCACAGTGATTTCCCGCTCAAACACGCTGAAATGAAGGTGCTTGAAATGGCGATGGGGCATTTATCCCAGGAAGAATGGCGTATGGCGACCCTCTATGTCACGCTGGAACCCTGTCCGATGTGCATGGGGGCCATTCTGCATACCCATTTGGGTCGCCTGGTCTTTGGGGCAGCAAATTTGAAATGGGGAGCCTGCGGTAGCGTAGCCGATTTAAGCCATCTCTATCCCAGCCAAAACCTTGAAATCATTGGCGGTGTTTTGGAGTCTCAGTCTCAAAGCTTGCTCAGTTCCTTTTTTAAGGCCTGTCGCTAA